In Aminiphilus circumscriptus DSM 16581, the sequence GACCTTCTGGGGGTGGGAGTACGTCGTCTGGGGCTACACGAAAAAACAGCTTTCCCACACGCTCATGATCCCCATGATCTATTCCCAGGCCAGTGTTTTTCTGGGTGCGATCCTCATGGTCTTCTATTTCTGCGTCGAGCTTGTCGATTATTTTCTCCAGGCCATCGGGAAAAAACCCCTCGATGTTTCGCCTCAGGACGACGTACCCATTTCCGAAGCGGCCTGTCCTGTGCACACATCGAAGTAGAAAGGAGGAAAATCCGTGGTCATCGCCATCAACCTAGCAATTCTCATCGGTCTCATCGTCATCGGTCTGCCCGTTCCCCTGTGTTTCATGTCCGCCGCCATCTACATGGGATTCGTGTACAATTTCAGCTTCGGATTCCTCCTCCCTTCCGGGTACTATGCGTTGAATTCGCTCACGCTTCTTTCCGTGCCTTTTTTCATCATGGCCGGAGCTCTCATGTCCTCGTCGGGCATCGCCGAGCGGCTCACTACTTTCGCCCAGGCCTTTCTCGGGCGTCTCCGGGGAGGAATGGGCGCCGCCACCATCGTGGCCTGCGCCATTTTCGGCGCCATTTCCGGAACCTGCTCCTCCGCGGTGGCCTGTATCGGCGGAATCATGATCCCCCGATTGGAGAAACTGGGCTACCCCCGGCAGTACAGCGTGGCCATGGTGGGATGCGCCTCCGTTCTCGGCCAGCTCATTCCGCCCAGCGTGCCCATGATCCTCTACGCCTGGGTGACCCAGCAGTCCGTGGCGGCGTGTTTTCTCGCCACGGTCATTCCGGGCATTCTCACCACGATCTTCATGTGCGTGCTCAACTATTTCGAGGTCCGAAAGATTCCGAGTGTCCAGGTCGAGCCCCAGGTTCCCTTTCGGCAGAAGGTTGCCCAGATCGGACACGCGACGAAGCACGGCATCTGGAGCCTTCTCATGCCCGTGATCATTCTGGGGGGCATCTACGGGGGGATCACCACTCCCACAGAGTCCGCGGCTCTCGCCGTGGCCTATGCGATTCTTGTGGGATTCTTCATCCATCGGGAGCTTTCGACGAAAACCCTGTGGTCCGCGCTGGTCTCCTCTTCCACGACTACGGGAGTCTGCGTGCTCATGCTCTTCTTTGTGTCCATCCTCGCCAAGGTCTACACCATGCAGCAGATTCCCCAGCAATTGGCGAAATTTCTCATGACCATCTCCGACAACAAGATCGTGCTGCTCCTCATGGTGAACCTCTTCCTCATCATCATCGGCATGATGATGGACGATTTCAGCGGCACCATGCTCGCGGCGCCGCTCCTGCTGCCGCTCATGGTGCACATCGGGGTGCATCCCGTGCATTTCGCGGCCATCATGGGCACCAACCTGGGACTGGGGAACGTCACGCCTCCCTGCGCGCCCATCCTGTACCTGGCGGGGCGCATCGGAGGCGCCTCGTTCGACCAGTATTTCGGATACGCCCTGAAGTTCATGCTCTTCGCCCAGGTTCCCGTGGTCCTTCTCACCACCTATTTCCCGGACCTGTCACTGTTTCTGCCCAGGTTGCTCATGGGCATCAAGTAGAGAATGTCGCAGGCGTTTTTCTGCGGAAGAAGGAAGGGGGGAGCGGGAAAAGGCCTCTGAAAAGACGAGTCAGGTGCGAAGGGAGGGGGAGGCCCCGATTGTTTCGGGAATTTTCCCGAGGAGAGTTCCGATGAGAGCAGATTGATCTTTGGAGTGCTCGAGCGATTCGGAGGAGGTGCTGAGGAAGATGAGGAAGTATCTGGCTTTGTTTCTCGTGGCGGTGCTGACGGTGTCTTTCGCTGCCGTGGCATGTGCGGCTCCGAAATACCAGTTCAAGATGGGGCATCCGAATCCCGTGGACACCCCCTATGACCAGACGGCACACAAATTCGCCGAACTTGTCAAGGAGAAGACCAAGGGCGAGATTGAGATTTCCCTGTTTCCCAACAGTCAGCTCGGTGACTGGACGGAAACCTTCGAGCTGATCTCCCGCGGCACGGTGGAGATGGGATTCCAGATCGCCAACGCCGCCTACGATCCCAAGCTGAACTTTGCCTACTACATGCCCTATGTGGTGCGCGACCTCGAAGAGGGCAAGAAGGCCTATGCTCCCGGCGGCTGGGCCTACGACATCATCAAGGATCTCTGGGCCGAACACGGCATCAAGGCTCTTGCGGTCTATCCCATTGGCATGGCGGGGATCTCGCTTCGGGATGAACCGCCCTCCCCGGGCGATCCCAACGTCCCCAAGGGGATGAAGGTTCGGGTCATGCCCTTGCCCGCGTGCTCCATGACCTACGAGGCGCTGGGCTACATTGCCACTCCGATTCCTTATGCCGAAACCTACAGCGCCATTCAGACGGGCATCGCCGACGGCCAGATGGGCGGACCTCCCTTCCAGGCCTGGTCCTTCCGGGATGTGAACAAGGTCTGGATCCAATACAATGACTATTTCGAACAGCATTGGATCGTTATCAACGCCCAGCTCTGGGACAAGCTGGGGCCCGAGCTGCAGCAGGCTCTTCAGGAGGCTGCCACGGAGGCGTCGAACATCCGCTGGAGCCAAGTGCAGGACGAGGACCAGCACTATCGGGATGTGCTGGAGAAGGAGAATGGCTGGAAGATCATCATGCTCTCCGATGCCGAACTGGAAGCTTGCGCAAACAAGGTCCGCGAGGTAGTGTGGCCCAAGCTGAAGGAAATGCTCGGCGACGAACTCTACAACAAGATGACCGAATCGGTGAAAAAGCAGTAGTCGCAGGGTGCATTCTCTCCCGGCGGGAAAAGGTCGGCACGATGGGGGGCGGGGGGTTCTTCCGTCCCCCATTTTGATCAACCTGCGGAGACGACGAGAAATGTGTCAAAGAATGGGGAGGAACGATCATGAAGCCACTGCATCTGGAGCGCTGTTTGCGCACCGTCGAGGCCGACAAGGCGGTTCTCTGTTCCGCTGCCAGGGTGCCCTATTATCCCTTAGTTGTGAAGAAAGCTCGGGGGAGCTGGGTGGAGGACGCGGACGGCAACAGGTACATCGATTTTCTCGCCAGCGCCGCCGCGGTGAACGTGGGGCACTGCCATCCCAGAGTCGTCGAAGCGGTTCGGGAACAGGCGGAGGCGTTCATGTCCTACACGGCGGTGTACATGTATCACGAACCGCTCGTCTGCTTGAGCGAGGCCCTCTGCCGCATCACGCCCGGGAATTTCCCCAAGCGGGTGATCTACGGTCTTTCCGGTTCCGACGCCAACGACGGTGCCATCAAGCTCGCCCGGTGGACCACGGGACGCTCGAAGATCGTTGCCTTTCAGCGCTCCTATCACGGCAGTACCTACGGAGCCCTTTCTCTCAGCTCACTGAGCCTTCCCATGCGTCGCCGCATGGGACCGTTCCTCCCCGAGGTGTATCACTTTCCCTATCCCGATACGTTCCGTCCGCCCTTTTCCGGCACGGACGAGGAGATCGCCGACTACCATCTGGATCTGATCCGGAGAGCCTTTGCGGACTACATCCCCGGCGAGGAAGTGGCGGCGGTCATCATCGAGCCGATCCAGGGAGACGCAGGGATCCTCGTGCCGCCGGTTTCCTTCATGAAAGGGCTGCGGAGTCTCTGCAACGACCACGGTATCCTTCTCATCGCCGAGGAGGTGCAACAGGGGTTTGGCCGCACGGGAAAGTGGTTCGGCATCGAGCACTTCGGCATCGTCCCCGACGCGGTGATCCTGGGAAAGGCCCTTGGATCGGGTCTTCCCCTGAGCGCCATCGTGGCCCGGGAGG encodes:
- a CDS encoding aspartate aminotransferase family protein; translated protein: MKPLHLERCLRTVEADKAVLCSAARVPYYPLVVKKARGSWVEDADGNRYIDFLASAAAVNVGHCHPRVVEAVREQAEAFMSYTAVYMYHEPLVCLSEALCRITPGNFPKRVIYGLSGSDANDGAIKLARWTTGRSKIVAFQRSYHGSTYGALSLSSLSLPMRRRMGPFLPEVYHFPYPDTFRPPFSGTDEEIADYHLDLIRRAFADYIPGEEVAAVIIEPIQGDAGILVPPVSFMKGLRSLCNDHGILLIAEEVQQGFGRTGKWFGIEHFGIVPDAVILGKALGSGLPLSAIVAREDLMADWDAPAHCFTHAGNAVCCAAAYASVQVIEEEGLIARSEEMGNYLMERFRALQDSYPLIGDVRGKGLSIGVDLVKDGKTRERHGEAAAKICYQAWQKGLLLSFFSGSVLRIQPPLVITREEADRALEIIEEAMRDFLAGRISDEVLKTVKGW
- the dctP gene encoding TRAP transporter substrate-binding protein DctP gives rise to the protein MRKYLALFLVAVLTVSFAAVACAAPKYQFKMGHPNPVDTPYDQTAHKFAELVKEKTKGEIEISLFPNSQLGDWTETFELISRGTVEMGFQIANAAYDPKLNFAYYMPYVVRDLEEGKKAYAPGGWAYDIIKDLWAEHGIKALAVYPIGMAGISLRDEPPSPGDPNVPKGMKVRVMPLPACSMTYEALGYIATPIPYAETYSAIQTGIADGQMGGPPFQAWSFRDVNKVWIQYNDYFEQHWIVINAQLWDKLGPELQQALQEAATEASNIRWSQVQDEDQHYRDVLEKENGWKIIMLSDAELEACANKVREVVWPKLKEMLGDELYNKMTESVKKQ
- a CDS encoding TRAP transporter large permease; the encoded protein is MVIAINLAILIGLIVIGLPVPLCFMSAAIYMGFVYNFSFGFLLPSGYYALNSLTLLSVPFFIMAGALMSSSGIAERLTTFAQAFLGRLRGGMGAATIVACAIFGAISGTCSSAVACIGGIMIPRLEKLGYPRQYSVAMVGCASVLGQLIPPSVPMILYAWVTQQSVAACFLATVIPGILTTIFMCVLNYFEVRKIPSVQVEPQVPFRQKVAQIGHATKHGIWSLLMPVIILGGIYGGITTPTESAALAVAYAILVGFFIHRELSTKTLWSALVSSSTTTGVCVLMLFFVSILAKVYTMQQIPQQLAKFLMTISDNKIVLLLMVNLFLIIIGMMMDDFSGTMLAAPLLLPLMVHIGVHPVHFAAIMGTNLGLGNVTPPCAPILYLAGRIGGASFDQYFGYALKFMLFAQVPVVLLTTYFPDLSLFLPRLLMGIK